One stretch of Akkermansia massiliensis DNA includes these proteins:
- the rplL gene encoding 50S ribosomal protein L7/L12 — protein MADINKIAEELGTLTILEAADLVKLLEEKWGVSAAAPVAAAAAAAPAEAEEEKTEFNVVLTEAGANKIAVIKAVREVKTGLGLVDAKKLVEGTPAVILEAVSKDEANAAKAKLEEAGAKVDVK, from the coding sequence ATGGCTGATATTAACAAAATCGCTGAAGAACTCGGTACCCTCACCATCCTGGAAGCTGCCGACCTCGTCAAGCTTCTGGAAGAAAAGTGGGGCGTTTCCGCCGCTGCTCCCGTAGCCGCCGCTGCCGCTGCCGCTCCTGCCGAAGCTGAAGAAGAAAAGACCGAATTCAACGTCGTCCTGACGGAAGCCGGCGCCAACAAGATCGCCGTGATTAAGGCCGTCCGCGAAGTGAAGACCGGTCTCGGCCTGGTGGACGCCAAGAAACTGGTTGAAGGCACCCCCGCCGTCATCCTGGAAGCCGTCTCCAAGGACGAAGCTAACGCCGCCAAAGCCAAGCTGGAAGAAGCTGGCGCCAAGGTGGACGTCAAGTAA